The segment CTCAGGGAGAATTTGGTTCGTATCCGAGTATGTGCTTAGATAATACGTTTTCACTTCCTTATAGTCCCAAGATGACCAAAGTCTTCCattatatattgtttgtttccGCGCACCAAAGGATATCAGAAAATGGGAGAGGTTGTATGTACTTTATGGAAAATCACCTTAGTGATTCAAAcaattaaacatgtacataaaagtaaACACATGATCTACATAATTGTATGTGTTAGGAGCGTTCCTAATTAATATCACGCCAGACATAACAGTGTAAGAATTATCAACGACTGCAGCAGCGACACCAGTTTCGCCAAACTGCACGGAAATCTTTCCTATTCAAAGCGTATATTACTGGATTAATGAAAGAGGTGGTAAATCCTAGAAGCAAGAGCGCAAACACCACGTGCGTTGCGTCAATTGCTTGATTGGTGATCCCACACAAAAAGATCATGAAGGAATAAGGCATCCAGCAAATGCTATTCAAAATGGTAATGATCCCTACCAGTTTTGCCAATATGAAGTTGTTTCGCTGTCTCATAGCTGCAGTATGCAATACTTCAATATGTCTGCCATTATGGACCCGCCATGCTTTTCGTAAAATGAAGACGTAGAGGACAAAGCTGACACCAAATCCAACAAACATTGCGGAGGACTTGATAAAATATAGTTCCGAAGGGTAGATATCTTTGAATGCACATTTCATACCACTTTCCCATCGGTTTAGTCCAAGAAATGGCAAGAAACCAATGGCGAATCCACAAAAATAAGAacaacaaatttgaatatttaccgATTTCTGTGTATTCCATTCCTTTTGTTTTTCATGCTTGTAAATAGAGAGAAATCTGTCAAATGTCGTGCAAGCCAATAAATTCATGGAAATCAAAGCCATGGTAGAGAAAATTTCGTAGGACAGAAGGCATGGAAATTTCTGAGACAATAAATGATTGGGAACTCTCATGAATACGTTTATTATCATTCCAACGCCAGTAGCAAAGTCTGCGATGGACAATGCCAAAATGAAGCTGACAGTGCGGCTGGTTTTCTTGGATAAATGACAACAGGCACCAATAACCATACCGTTACCAGTTATGATTCCTAAAGACAAGAGAACAGGAACAGCTATGATGCTGTAGTTTATGTACACAGGCTTTCTCTGGATGATGTACTCTGTCGTATTTACGAGAGTCGTCGCATTCATATTGAGGTGTTCTGTAGAAAGATAAATTAGAAAAGTATgttcataaaacaaaattacaaacaGTGGCAATACTTTCAAAGCTTTCTAGGAGCTTTGACTTAGTAGATCATTGGTAGGTGCGCGATTTGATTTTCATTCGCTATTTCAAAGTAAGTCGAAGTATGTAAAATGAAATCGATGGTGGTTACACAATACAATTTTACATTAGAGAAAGAATAATATCGCAAatttaaacaagagacccacaggcctcaACAGTCACATGAATACCATAGCCCATCCAAATATGTAGACCTGTCAGGAAGTCTCATATCTGAATTTAAGCCTCATTCTGGAGTCTTTTGTGCACAACTTTATAATCTTTCTAATTATGCATACAATGCCCATTCAATTATGATAGAAGGAAAGATGAAGTTTGAAGTATTTAATTCAACCCTTATTCATTTGCCCgaatccgagttagaataggtcctcagtatctcttgcgtgtcgtaagaggtgtctaaatgggcggtccttcgaatgagacagcaaaaaccaaagccccgtgtcacagcaagcgTGACTCAATAAAGATCTCTTCtggctcaaaggccgtaag is part of the Ostrea edulis chromosome 2, xbOstEdul1.1, whole genome shotgun sequence genome and harbors:
- the LOC130051629 gene encoding G-protein coupled receptor 6-like; translated protein: MNATTLVNTTEYIIQRKPVYINYSIIAVPVLLSLGIITGNGMVIGACCHLSKKTSRTVSFILALSIADFATGVGMIINVFMRVPNHLLSQKFPCLLSYEIFSTMALISMNLLACTTFDRFLSIYKHEKQKEWNTQKSVNIQICCSYFCGFAIGFLPFLGLNRWESGMKCAFKDIYPSELYFIKSSAMFVGFGVSFVLYVFILRKAWRVHNGRHIEVLHTAAMRQRNNFILAKLVGIITILNSICWMPYSFMIFLCGITNQAIDATHVVFALLLLGFTTSFINPVIYALNRKDFRAVWRNWCRCCSR